Within Protaetiibacter intestinalis, the genomic segment CGAGCGAGTTCCTCGATGAGAGCATCGACACTCCCGATAGTCTGCGGTGTGGGGGTCGGCATGCCCGCCCGCCCCACCACCGAGCGCACCCGCTCATCGTCCAGTTGCGAGAGTATCGCCTTCCCTACACCCGAAGCATGAGTGTGCACGCCGCGGCCGATCTCCGTAAACATGCGCATTGAGTGAGCGGATGGAACCTGCGCCACATACGTTGCCATGTCGCCGTCGAGGATCGCCAAGTTTGCCGTCTCCCCGAGGCTTTCAACGAGGTCGGTCAAGTATGGGCGTGCCCATGCGCCCAACTGCCGGCTGGCAACCTCACCCAGCCGTATCAGCCCCGGCCCCAGCCCGTATCGGCGGCTCGGAAGCTGATGCACGTACCCTGACGAGACCAGCGTGCGAAGAAGGCGATGAATCGTCGGTAACGGAAGCGGTGTCGACTCCGCGAGCTGCGATATCGACGCCTCGCCCCCAGTCCTCGTAATCCGCTCCAGCAGATCGAACGCCCGTTCAACCGATTGCACTCCACCATCCGCACTAGCCACAGCGATTCCTCTCGTCCATGACGATCATATCCATAATGCGGAAATAGCTATCCATGAGGCCCCAATTCGCGGTAGGTTCACAACAGTTCGTGACCCAACCTCTAGCTGTACTGATGCTGACTTCCACTGTTGCTAGTTCAGTCGATGGGGTCTTGCCCCCGATGCCGACGCGGACCCTGTATAGGTTTGCAGTAGTCCAGCTGGCTCTGCAAGCCTGCTGCGCGCTCAGTGTTCGTGGTGCAGGAGCGGGCGTAGGCTGCGGTGACGACACAACACCCGTCCCACTGTCGAAACCTGCAAACCGAGCCTGTCGGCAATGAATAGCGGGCTACGGCGGACGAGATTGCGCATAATCCTCACCCTCGCCTCCAGGCGCGCCGCCGTCTGTGCGAGTGCACGTGAGCGATGCTAGCCCAGCGGGCCCGCGGTCCCGGAACCGACGCCACCACAGCCACGCTGTCGTGCGAGAGATATCGATTTCCGCAGCGACATGCGCAACCGCAGCCCTGACCGGATGCGCTGAACCATGAACAACCTGCTGGCCGGAGTCAGCCGCCCAGCAGCGTGGGAAACGAGAAGCCTCGGTGTGATCGAGCAGTAGAACTGTTATACAGCTCCAACTCAACGCCGGAGACTTCTCCTACGTCAGCAACGATCCAGGTCAGTACATCTTGATGCCGCGAACTGGTGGCTCGGCCAAGTGCAGAGATTCAATAGACACACAGGGCCCGCCGCCGGATCCGACCCGTCAGCGTGAAAGAATACGTGAGATCCACTGGTCGCGCGCAGCGATGCAGGATCGCGCTACCGCCGAATTGGGAGCGATGTCGTAGAAGCCATGGAACGCCGCTCCCCACACGTGGAGTTCTGCCTCTCCCCCAGCATTCAGGATTCCTGTGGCATACGCGATCGCTTCGTCTCGGAAGACCTCCGCCCCTCCGACATCGATGAACGTCGGTGGCAGTCCACTCAAGTCCTTTGACCGCGCAGGGGCCGCATACATGGACACATCTTCCTGCCCCCGCGATCCGGCCAGAATTGCGTCCCAAGCAGTGATGTTGCTCGTGCGGTCCCAGACACCAACGTTGTCGAATTGGTGGGCCGAGAGTGTCTCATTGCGATCGTCGATCATCGGGCACTGCAACAGTTGACCCCGAAGCTTCGGACCTTTACGGTCACGTGCGAGTAGCGTCGTCCCGGCGGCAAGACCGCCGCCGCCACTGCCCCCGAATACAACTAGCTTCTCGGGGTCAATCCGCAGTTCTGTGGCGTTGGCATGCATCCATTCGAGCGCTGCGTAGCAATCCTCGACGCCGTATGGATACGGGTGCTCAGGCGCCAATCGATACTCGACTGTCACAGAGACGATGTCGAGCTCCATGGCCCAGTCAATGAGGGGATACGCAGAAGCAAACCTGTTGCACATCACCATCCCACCGCCGTGGATCCCCAAGACACCTCCGCGCGCCTCCTGATGATCTTCCCGAGAGATAACCGAGACAACGATTTCGTCACCGTTATAGCCGCGGATGGTGTGATCAACCGATGTCACAGGTCGACCATTAATCTGTTCCTCGATAGACGGCTGGGGCATCCCCCGAAAGTACTCGAGTTGCTCCATCGTCATCCCTACGGGGACAAATCCCTTAAGGGCAGGCAGGAGTTCGGCAAGCTGCGGGTCAAACTGGGGTTCGTTGGCGAGCGGAACAACGGTCGTCATGAGTATCTCTTTCTTCGTTGATTGAGCGTGGTCGGGCAAGGTGCCAGGTGCACCCATATGTGGAGGCGAGCGCGCTCGACTATCTCACGCAGACCTGCCATCTGAATATCGCAGGCGAGGGGGCCCTTCGCGGCGAGCGCGAGGAGCACAGATACCAACCACATGAGTACCAGAAGCATCAAATAGGCAGATCGACATTGACGAGCCCTCCACGAGATCTATCTCTCTAGGACCCGAGCATACATCAGATCGAATCGGTTGTGGAATGCTTTTTCCGTACGCTGGAAGTAACCCCCAACCGACCTGGGCCAGTTGGCATGTCTCGCGGTACGTTCTTCACCGGGGATATGGCCAGCAGAGCTCGCCGAGTCGCAAGACGGATGAGCCATGATCGAGCGCGGAGTTCAGTGAGTCTGCTGAACGAGTAGGTGACGCCTGATTTATGGTGTGGGAGGCGCCGCTGGGAGGATGTCATCATGCACAGGCCCTATCCCCACGAGTTCCGTGAGGATGTCGTCGCAGTCGCTCGTGATCGGGATCCAGGAGTGCCGTTGCGGAAGGTCGCTTAGGACTTCGGGTCAGCGAGACCTGCCTTCAGAACTGGATGCGTCAAGCCGACGTCGAAACTGGTGTGAAGCCCGGCGTGGCGAAGGCAGAGACCGATGAGCTGCGGGACGCGAAGAAGCGGATCCGGTTCCTGGAGCAGGAGAACGAGGTGCTTGCGGAAAGCAGCGGCGTATCTGTCGCAGGCCTACCCGCGCCTCGGCAGCTCCTCAAAATGATCTCCCCGCTCGTCCGCGAGCTGGCCGCGAAGACGGCGCCCGTCCGGGTGCCGGTCGCGGTGACGTGCGGGTGCTGAAGATCGCTCGTCAGCCGCAAGACCGGTGGCTCGAGTCGCCGACGACTGACCGTGACTGGGCGCAGGCTCATCTCACCGACGTGCTGATCGAGGCCCACGCTAAGGACCCCGAGTTCGGGCATCAGTTCCTCGCCGACGAGGCCCGCGACGCCGGGTTCAACGTCTCCGATCGGACGGTCTGGAAGTAGTGCAGCGAGATGCGGATCTGGTCGGTGCTCGGCAAGAAGCGCGGCAAGGGGGGCCGGCCCGGGCCACACGTGTTCGACGATCGCGTCCAGCGGGCCTTCACCGTCAGCACGCCGAACGAGTTGTCGTTGACGGATATCACCGAGCACCGGACCGGTGAGGGCAAGCTCTACCTCTGCGCGATCAAGGACGTCTGCTCGAACCGGATCGTCGGCTACTCGATCAGCGACCGCATGCGATCCTCGCTGGCCGTCGCTGCGGTCGAGAACGCCTTCGCGGGACGCGGCGACGTCGCCGGCTGCGTCGTTCACACCGACTGAGGCAGCCAGCTCCAAAGTCGTCGTTTCGGGCACGCGCTGAACCGTCACGGGCTCGTCGGATCGATGGGCCGAGTGGGAGCTGCGGGCGACTGTGAGAGTGTCGAGTGCATCCTGGCGGCCTGACTTTTGCTGACGACTGACCTCGAAGTCTGGGTGTCCTTGCTGTTGATCTGTCGTCCGCCGGGAGGCGCATCACCCTCGTGGTGCTGGCCGGGCGGGCGTGACCTCATAGGGGCCTGATTGCAACAGTCCCATCACAGTCCCGTCCACCCGACCGGCCAGCGTCACTCACCCTGTCTGGTTGGAGCGAGCACTATGAGCATGCAGCACGTCCCCTCTCACCGTCGAGTCGTCGTCGGTGTCGACACGCACAAACACGTCCGCGTCGCGGTCGCCGTCGACGAACTCGGCGCGGTCCTCGACCGCCGGTCGTTCGCCGCCGACTCCGGTGGCTACGGCCAGCTGATCGACTGGGGCGAATCGTTCGGCGGGAAGCTCACCTTCGGGATCGAAGGCACTGGCTCCTATGGGGCGGGCCTCGCTGGCGCAGTCCGTCACCGCGGGGTCGGGACCCTCGAGGTGATGCGCACGGATCGTCGTGACCGGCGACTGCGCGGCAAGTCAGACACGATCGACGCGGAGAACGCCGCCAGAGCGGTTCTCGCGGGACTTGCCACCGCGGTCCCGAAGTCAGCCGACGGGACGGTGGAGATGATTCGCCAGATCAAGGTCGCAAAAGACGTCGCCGTCAAGGCGCGGACCTCCGCGATGATCAGCCTCAAGCAGGTCCTCGTGAACGCCCCAGACGACCTGCGGCAGGAGCTGCAACCTCTCACGAAGATGGCACTCATCCACCGCTGCGCAGCCCTTCGCCCAGGAAGAGTGACGAGCATCATCGCGTCAACGAAGCACACCCTCCGGTCGATCGCTCGACGCTGGGAGGTGCTCGACACCGAGATCTCCGACCACGAGAAGCTCCTGGCAGAGTTGACCTCGCTGGTTGCTCCCGACCTCGCGAAGGCGTTGCCGTCGGACCCGACACCGCCGCGGAGATGCTCATCGTCGCCGGCGACAACCCCGAACGCATCCGCTCGGAGGCCGCGTTCGCGAGACTCTGCGGCGTCGCCCCGATCCCGGCGTCTTCGGGCATGACGACACGTCACCGACTCAATCGCGGCGGCCACCGGCAAGCTAACGCCGCCCTCTACCGTGTCGTCATCGTCCGCATGCAGCACCACGAGCCGACCAAGGCCTACGTCGCCCGCCGGATCACCGAGGGCAAGACGAAATCCGAGATCATCCGCTGCCTGAAAAGGCTCCTCGCCCGAGAGCTCTGGGCCGCGATGCGTCCCATCCGCGAAGCCCGCCCGCCCCTCCGAATCGCCGCTTGACAGATATAGGAGCGTCAACGCGGCGATGGAATCGTTCTTCGCAATGTTGCAGAAGAATGTCCTCAACCGAAGCTCCTGACGCACCCGGCACGAGCTGCGCATCGCGATCGTCACGTGGATCGAGAAGACCTATCACCGGCGCCGCAGACAGGCCCGCTTGGGCCGTTAGACCCCGATCGAGTTCGAGACCATCATGAACCAGAACCTGGTCCTCGCGGCTTATCCGAAACTGACCTGCCCCACGGATTTGGTGCCAGTCGGGGAAGAACAGCTAGCTCGCGGCGGGGATGGTGTTGATGTCGAGTGTCTCGTACTCGATCGGGGTGTGGTAGCCGAGGGCGGAGTGACGGCGCTCGCGGTTGTGGAAGATCTCGATGTATTTGAAGATCGCGTTGGCGAGTTCGACTCTGGTTTTCCACTTCTTCCGGTTCAACAGCTCGATACATCGATGACCAGAAGCTTTCCATCATCGCGTTGTCCAGCCCGTCACCGATGGATCCAATGAAGGCAGGAGCCCGGCGGAGCAGATCTTCTCTCCGAGAAGCCAGGAGGTGAATTGTGTTCCGTGGGGCGGCGGTTCCGTATAGCCATGTCGAGTGCCTTGATGACGAGTGCGGTATCTTGCTTGGAATAGATCGACCAGCCGATGATCCGGCGGCTGTCTGCGTCGAGGACTGCGGCGCAGTAGACCCAGCCTTCTTGCGTGCGATGTTGCGTGATGTCCGTCACCCAAAGCTCCTTCGGCCGAGGCCGGGCGAACTTGCGGTTCACGAGATCGTCCGCAGTCACGACGCCACGGAGCCGCTTGGTGCGGATGGGCCGGGGAGCCCGTAGATCCCGGCCAGACGCATCAGCTTGTGCACTGTCCGCTCGCTGACGCTGACTCCCATCGCCATGGTCAGCTCGGCATGGACACGCCTGTATCCGTAGGTGCCCGCGAGGTGACGTGCACTTTGCGGACCAGACCGGTCAGCCATTGCCGGCGCAGCTCGGACTGCTCAAGGGGCGTCCGCTTCACGCGGTAGTAGTGCCGCCTGGTAACCCCGAGGACGCGGCAACAGCGGTCGATCGGGATCCCGGCATCAGCAAGACGGTCGATCACCGGGAAGAGTCTTTTGGGCGGGGACGCTCCTCGTCGAGGAACTTCGCCGCCTGCCGGACAAACAGCAACTCGGTTTCGAGCTCTCGAATGCGACGCCTCGCCGCGCGCAGCCCGGCTGATTCCGAGGACGGCACACCAGGCCGACGGCCATTGTCAATATCGTCCTGGCGGATCCAGTTCGACAGCGTGACAGGGTGGATGCCGAGTTCCACGGCGGCTGCTTGGGCTGTTTGCCGGCACGCACGAGCGCTACAGCGCGAGCACGAAACTCCAGCGGGTACGGACGGGGCATGACGATGAGCCTTCCGGATCAGGCCACCAACTAGCCACCAAACTGGAACCTTTCCCGTGGGGCAGGTCACACTTTCACCAGCTCGTTTAGCAGACCCAGTCGCTCGTGGATTGCAGTGCGTCACAACCAACCGAGCTTCTCTCGCCTGACCCGCTCCGGAGCATAGAAGCACACATACGACCAG encodes:
- a CDS encoding IclR family transcriptional regulator, with product MASADGGVQSVERAFDLLERITRTGGEASISQLAESTPLPLPTIHRLLRTLVSSGYVHQLPSRRYGLGPGLIRLGEVASRQLGAWARPYLTDLVESLGETANLAILDGDMATYVAQVPSAHSMRMFTEIGRGVHTHASGVGKAILSQLDDERVRSVVGRAGMPTPTPQTIGSVDALIEELARIRARGYAIDDGEQELGVRCFAVSVPGMPTPTAISVSGPVTRVDDAFAARAVPLLLETARIIAADTRADRSTATGA
- a CDS encoding IS110 family transposase: MSMQHVPSHRRVVVGVDTHKHVRVAVAVDELGAVLDRRSFAADSGGYGQLIDWGESFGGKLTFGIEGTGSYGAGLAGAVRHRGVGTLEVMRTDRRDRRLRGKSDTIDAENAARAVLAGLATAVPKSADGTVEMIRQIKVAKDVAVKARTSAMISLKQVLVNAPDDLRQELQPLTKMALIHRCAALRPGRVTSIIASTKHTLRSIARRWEVLDTEISDHEKLLAELTSLVAPDLAKALPSDPTPPRRCSSSPATTPNASARRPRSRDSAASPRSRRLRA
- a CDS encoding transposase; this encodes MLIVAGDNPERIRSEAAFARLCGVAPIPASSGMTTRHRLNRGGHRQANAALYRVVIVRMQHHEPTKAYVARRITEGKTKSEIIRCLKRLLARELWAAMRPIREARPPLRIAA
- a CDS encoding alpha/beta hydrolase fold domain-containing protein; amino-acid sequence: MTTVVPLANEPQFDPQLAELLPALKGFVPVGMTMEQLEYFRGMPQPSIEEQINGRPVTSVDHTIRGYNGDEIVVSVISREDHQEARGGVLGIHGGGMVMCNRFASAYPLIDWAMELDIVSVTVEYRLAPEHPYPYGVEDCYAALEWMHANATELRIDPEKLVVFGGSGGGGLAAGTTLLARDRKGPKLRGQLLQCPMIDDRNETLSAHQFDNVGVWDRTSNITAWDAILAGSRGQEDVSMYAAPARSKDLSGLPPTFIDVGGAEVFRDEAIAYATGILNAGGEAELHVWGAAFHGFYDIAPNSAVARSCIAARDQWISRILSR